One Bythopirellula goksoeyrii genomic window, TTCCCACGCACAACGGGATGCCTACGAGAGTACTCAATGTACGGAAGGCTTCGTTGTAGGCATTCTCAACTGCTAAGACATCGAGTCGCGCACGTTGTAAGGCTACATTGGCTCGCCGAACCTGCGGTCGATTCGATTGCCCCATGTTGTAAGATTCTTGTGCAGTGACAGCAGAGTCTTCGGCCGTTTTTGCCATCTCACGACGGATTGAGAGTATTTCCCCAGCTGCTAATGTCTTATAGAAGTGAATGCGAACGTCATTGCATACGCGGAACTGTTGGGCCATCGCGAGATTTTCTGAAACGCGTGCTCGCCGTAGGTACTTTTCGCGGCTAAGTCGCAGTTTGCCTCCAGTGACAAATCTTTGCTCGATGACGCCCCCCTGAAATTCACCCGGAGTGCTTGTGCCATTCGGGCCATCGACGCCGATTTGCTCGGCCTCATAGGAGAGGACAGGATTCGGATAGAGCCCTGCTTGGAGTGCTTTTCCCAGTTCCGCAGAAATATGCGCCTCCGCCTGCCGGAGCGTCGGGTTATTCTTCGCTGCCAACGCAAGAAGTTCTTCCAGCCCGTAATTGGCGACTGGCCCTTGTGACGCGAAGGCCTCGGAAAAAGCGATTTCATTCGGCGTAGCGGGAATGCGTGGAGGCGCCATGTACTGCATTCCAGTAGGCGAAGGCACTGGAGCAGGTCG contains:
- a CDS encoding TolC family protein, encoding MAPPRIPATPNEIAFSEAFASQGPVANYGLEELLALAAKNNPTLRQAEAHISAELGKALQAGLYPNPVLSYEAEQIGVDGPNGTSTPGEFQGGVIEQRFVTGGKLRLSREKYLRRARVSENLAMAQQFRVCNDVRIHFYKTLAAGEILSIRREMAKTAEDSAVTAQESYNMGQSNRPQVRRANVALQRARLDVLAVENAYNEAFRTLSTLVGIPLCVGTVEGVLETRCPVISFEEAYGRLLAESPELAAARAKLSVDQVTVARENVQWVPDLVVRGGAGYNFEAEQTTAVAGVVLEVPLYDRNQGTVRQAQADYARQRQEIERVELELRNRLAMIYQQYLTGMQHAREYEQVILPELKAAYRELLESYKERRVDWPDVLMAQHDYFDARLTQVDNLLHARTQEVLVYGYLLHDGLMAAPGISPQGHIESVPKPR